A region from the Citrobacter telavivensis genome encodes:
- a CDS encoding LysR family transcriptional regulator, protein MKATSEELAIFVSVVESGSFSRAAEQLGQANSAVSRAVKKLEMKLGVSLLNRTTRQLSLTEEGERYFRRVQSLLQEMAAAETEIMETRNTPRGVLRIDAATPVMLHFLMPLIKPFRERYPEITLSLVSSETFINLIERKVDVAIRAGTLTDSSLRARPLFTSYRKIIASPDYLDRFGRPETVEELKEHLCLGFTEPVSLNTWPIACNDGQLHEIACGISSNSGETLKQLCLSGNGIACLSDYMIDREIARGELVELMANKRLPVEMPFSAVYYSDRAVSTRIRAFIDFLSEHIKTAPGGAVKEG, encoded by the coding sequence ATGAAAGCAACCTCAGAAGAACTCGCCATTTTTGTTTCCGTGGTAGAAAGCGGAAGTTTCAGCCGGGCGGCGGAACAGTTAGGTCAGGCAAACTCTGCGGTAAGCCGGGCGGTCAAAAAGCTGGAAATGAAGCTCGGCGTGAGTTTACTCAACCGGACGACGCGGCAACTCAGTCTGACAGAAGAAGGCGAACGTTATTTTCGCCGCGTCCAGTCTTTGTTACAGGAGATGGCGGCAGCAGAGACGGAAATCATGGAGACACGCAATACTCCACGCGGTGTGCTGCGTATTGACGCCGCCACGCCGGTGATGCTGCACTTTCTGATGCCGTTAATAAAGCCTTTCCGCGAACGTTATCCGGAAATTACCCTTTCTCTTGTCTCCTCTGAAACCTTCATCAACCTGATCGAGAGGAAAGTCGATGTTGCAATCCGGGCGGGCACGCTGACGGATTCCAGTCTGCGCGCCCGACCGCTATTTACCAGCTATCGGAAGATTATCGCCTCGCCAGACTACCTTGATCGCTTTGGTAGGCCAGAAACGGTCGAAGAACTGAAGGAACACCTGTGTCTGGGCTTCACCGAACCCGTGTCGCTAAACACCTGGCCCATTGCCTGCAACGATGGCCAACTTCACGAGATTGCATGTGGAATTTCGTCAAACAGCGGCGAAACGCTTAAACAACTATGCCTCAGTGGAAACGGCATTGCCTGCCTGTCAGACTATATGATTGATCGGGAAATCGCACGGGGTGAACTGGTGGAACTGATGGCAAATAAACGCTTGCCTGTGGAGATGCCATTCAGCGCGGTCTATTACAGCGATCGTGCCGTGAGTACGCGTATTCGAGCCTTTATCGACTTTCTGAGTGAACATATAAAAACAGCTCCCGGAGGAGCTGTCAAAGAGGGTTAA
- the dkgB gene encoding 2,5-didehydrogluconate reductase DkgB, translating into MTIPAFGLGTFRLKDDVVIASVKTALELGYRAVDTAQIYDNEAAVGQAIAESGVPRNELYITTKIWIENLSKDKLIPSLKESLKKLRTDYVDLTLIHWPSPNDAVSVEEFMQALLEAKKQGLTREIGISNFTIPLMEKAIAAVGAENIATNQIELSPYLQNGKVVNWAKEHGIHITSYMTLAYGKALKDDVIARIATKHNATAAQVILAWAMGEGYSVIPSSTKRENLASNLLALDLTLDAEDKKAIAALDCNDRLVSPEGLAPQWD; encoded by the coding sequence ATGACTATCCCTGCATTTGGTTTAGGTACCTTCCGTCTTAAGGACGATGTGGTTATTGCATCTGTAAAAACGGCTCTGGAGCTCGGTTACCGCGCTGTCGATACTGCACAAATCTATGATAATGAAGCTGCAGTTGGTCAGGCGATTGCTGAGAGCGGTGTTCCGCGCAATGAACTGTACATCACGACCAAGATCTGGATTGAGAATCTGAGCAAAGACAAGCTGATCCCCAGCCTGAAAGAGAGCCTGAAAAAACTGCGTACTGATTATGTTGATTTGACGCTGATCCACTGGCCTTCTCCGAACGATGCCGTTTCGGTTGAAGAATTCATGCAGGCGCTGCTGGAAGCGAAAAAGCAGGGGCTGACGCGTGAAATCGGTATCTCTAACTTCACCATTCCGCTGATGGAAAAAGCCATTGCTGCGGTTGGCGCTGAAAACATCGCGACCAACCAGATCGAACTGTCCCCATACCTGCAAAATGGTAAAGTGGTTAACTGGGCGAAGGAGCACGGTATCCACATCACCTCTTACATGACGCTGGCGTATGGTAAAGCACTGAAAGATGATGTGATTGCCCGTATCGCAACGAAACACAATGCCACCGCTGCCCAGGTGATCCTGGCATGGGCAATGGGGGAAGGTTATTCGGTCATTCCGTCATCGACTAAGCGTGAAAACCTGGCGAGCAACCTGCTGGCGTTGGATCTGACGTTAGATGCCGAAGATAAAAAAGCGATCGCTGCTCTGGATTGCAACGATCGTCTGGTAAGCCCGGAAGGTCTGGCGCCACAGTGGGATTAA